The Sabethes cyaneus chromosome 3, idSabCyanKW18_F2, whole genome shotgun sequence DNA window CATTACAGTGGAGTGGAGTGGAATTCGACCAATATATACCACGAAATTGGGGCCAACTGAGGTTTTATGTAGTTTAGCTGTTGCAAAGGATGATAGTgatgtttggaaaaaggttCGACCAGACCGACGACATATACTCTAGGTTTTACATGTTCAACAAGGATTTTTATTTTCCGATGAATAATTCACTGCATattattactataaattaaaatGTTTACAAACCGGCACTATTATTCCAGTGAAGAAATGGTTTGATACACCAGTTATCTTAGGCATTCAGGATCAAGGCGAATAGTAAAAAAATGTTACGAATAAAACCTAATCAAACTAATTAGCAGCGTTGACAGCACAAGACTAGAAGTACTAAATTTAAACATAGTAACGAGTTTCACTCagttataaaaatagttttactCTCTCTACTTCAATCACAATAGCAAAATAATTAACATCGCTTTCTGTTCTCAGAACTTTGGTATACCAATGATAGTAGCACTATAACATCAACAGTTGAGTAACACTAACCAGCAATAAACTATTCTAatcttattttctttctttagACGGCATTCTTCGGTTGTTCAACAACTCCTAACAAAATTGTCTTTCTAGTTTTCATGGCAAAATAGATTGGCCTTCAGATTGATAACGACGATACCCTTACTTCCCACAACATTCGTTTTAAAAGTACGATAAATATTCCATTCGATTCCTCCGACAGCAAACTATTCAGCACCCCCAGTTAGGATTCAAGCAAAGCACTAACAACATACTCGGGAGACGGTTTCTCGGCGGTGCGGTGCACCGTGTAGCCTTTATTTTCGATCGCCTTCTTCGTGCTGGGACCGATCGCTACAATCCGACTGCCCGTGAGATCCAGTTTGTGCCGTTCGAAAACGGCCGAACAATAGTTGATTCCGGACGGGCTGAAGAACATTAGGAAGTCCGGAGCACCGCTGTCAAACGCCTCCCGTAAATTTCGATCCAAATCCTTGTGTGGAATGGTTTCGTACACTTCGACCGAATCTATCGAGTAACCGTATTCGGACAGTTTGTTTTGCAGGACGTCCTGTTTTAGGTTTCCGCAGGGGAACAAAAATGGAAGCGTGATAGTTTTGTTGTACAGATCCGTCTTCATTAGATCGGCTAAATTGCTCGCATTTCCAGACTGCTGACCTTTCGTTTCCAGTTCCAGAGTGCGTAGCACCAAATCGTGTGATGTTTCACCAACGCAGTAGTTTTCCAGTGTTTTCCAATCATCCTTAAGCCGCTGTCCGCCGAGTGCATCCCGAACGGCTGATATGCTTCGTGGGCTGGTAAAAATTAGACCTGAATACTTGTACGGTGACAGCAATCGATCGCGAAGAACATCCAGATTCTTGAAGCAAAAATCCAAGGTCGGAACGAACACAGGTTCGAAGCCGTTTTTCTGCAGCAACGCCGAATATACATCACTGTTGTCGTTTTCAGACTTAAGGATCACCACTTTCCGCATAATTGATTGCGATTATTGTTTGGTATTTGAAAGAATTAAGCAACAAAAGCATCTAATTCACAGTTTTCTACTACTAACACTGCGGCACGACAGCAAATGCGATTAACAATGTTTTGAATTTGATTCTGCTTTGCGCGCCTTCGTCGTGTCGGTTGAGTCTTGGGTGGTGTCAAAAGTACGGCTGTGTTCACTTCCTTTCGAGTTTTAGCAGTTTCACGGCTAGATGGCAGGTTACTTGTGGTTGTATTTGAAATGTCAGTTAATTTGTCTAgcatatttttgataattttactattaaattatactaaaaaaattaatttaacaaatataatgtgaaaaaatatttcacatTGCGAGACATCATGGGAGAAGCTGTCCATATTTTTGgcttatgaaaatttttttgaaatttcatttgTCTTTTGCTCCGTCTCGGAGACTAATTAACGTATTGGAACacagtttt harbors:
- the LOC128743118 gene encoding uroporphyrinogen-III synthase; its protein translation is MRKVVILKSENDNSDVYSALLQKNGFEPVFVPTLDFCFKNLDVLRDRLLSPYKYSGLIFTSPRSISAVRDALGGQRLKDDWKTLENYCVGETSHDLVLRTLELETKGQQSGNASNLADLMKTDLYNKTITLPFLFPCGNLKQDVLQNKLSEYGYSIDSVEVYETIPHKDLDRNLREAFDSGAPDFLMFFSPSGINYCSAVFERHKLDLTGSRIVAIGPSTKKAIENKGYTVHRTAEKPSPEYVVSALLES